TCACAAGTTGAACTTGCGAACATCTTTAAAGTACATTTTCCCCAAGAGCAGCCCACTgtgttgtttaaaaaaaaaaaaaaggagctCACAGCTTGAACTTCCAACCTTTTCATACGAGATTTGACAAACACGACTGCAATAGATCGCAGCTTCAACTTGTAAACTACATCTTTTTAAACCATCTTCCCTCTCCTCGCCACTTCAGACGTtccaaagagaagaaaaataattcGTCGGATTTGTGAGTTGTGCATGATTCTTAGACGTCCCattccaaataaataaataaataaacagccGTCGAGAGGTCCTATTCCGAAACCCACTTTCCTTCAACTAAATccctacttttttttcttttttttttttaagaaatgtaGTTGGTATTTCAGTTGATCCGCATGATGGAGATACGactcaaaattatatatattggtATCAAAATATCACAATACGCTACATTACTCGTGAGAGAGCATCTTTTGGTCAAACTATatgtattataattaatttttttatttaatctaaatttatttaaatattgtctaagtCATTTTATCATCTACAAATATCATGTTTCAACCACATTCATGATCTCTTAGAAGATCTACAAATCCAATGGTGATAGATACATGGAGCAACTACACCATATGTACAATAAACCTATTGTACCTTGAACTGATCCTAGGTGTAGAAGACGTGTTCAAGAAGAGGAAGTTGAACATGATGAGGTTCACCACAACATCAAAGACATGCCTCTAATGACGCGGGCACAGATGTAGACACAAAGCCAAATTAATAATGCTAGTCCATTCACCTCGATGATGACAATATTATAATTCTCAAGTTGGTCCCTCATCTACATACGTTCAAAGATATAGATGGGTCAGGAGACCATGGACAATATTTATACCATACACGTATCACGATGTCAAGTTTAGGATATACCTTTTCGCCTTTTTACCCCATGCAGCTTAAGGATACTCTCCTTAGTGAACCCTCCCCTTTTCCAAAATGGCTCTTCATGTAGGTTATTTACGAAATGGAACACTCTTATTGATGTCACTTTGGTCATGACTCCCGCATCGCGCGGCTCACAAGATCCATGCGCCCCACGTGCATGAGTAAAGAATGACACCAACGTGCACCTCTGCACATCACAAACAACAAGCATAATAATAGAGTAAACACTAGCCAACGTATGGAAAAACTCATTCCCAACCTTTTTCATTATAATATGAATAAGGAATATGTACATCCTAGTGGTACATGTCATGAGACCCATGACATGCTCGGCTCTACAAAACTAGTATTGGAACCCTCCATCAAGACTCCACCTTGATGAATTATAATGGAGCCAATTTGATTTCTTGAGCTTGCAAGGGAAAAGAACTTCCTCTCAAGGAATGCAAGTGATCTTTCTTAGAAAGAATGAATCCCTAAAGAAATAAATGCCTTAGACAATCTCCAAAGTCTTTTTCAGTCTCATCGTTAGGTCGGGTCGAACCAGCCCAGCCCAAAGAATCAAAGGCTTAGGTTTGGCCCTAGCCTAAGCCCTATGGGCCTCAAGCACTATATGGGTCAAACTTGGATCAGTCCAACCTTAAACATAAGCCCATATCCCAACCTATGTGAAACATCAAATAttggaaaacttgaaaaaaaaaacaaagaaattacAGAACAtgataaacataaatttatagcatgctttataGGGGAAGAAGACATGtccttgaagaccttcttcaatgcTTTCCTGAActccttgaagactttcttcaagaattcctCCTCAACAATAACAACCACGAataaggacaccaccacttggaagtCTTCCTATTCTATGGATAGAATCAGAATTGTAGGATCTTTTGGAAGGGGAGAATTTTACAAAACAACATTTCTATAAAAGTGTGTTTAGAGAGATCTTGGTTTTTGGTAGAGAGAATTTTGCAGAGAACACAAGATCAATCATTATGTTCTCTTTGTTCGCTCTACAAAAAACTTCCTATAACTTTAAGCGAGAGAGATGGATAGAtggagagttacaactcccttccacTATTGCGTAGAATAACCACTATTGCATAGAATAACTCACTTCCACCTTTGAATGCGCTATCGCCTGCCTGGGCCATGCCCGTGCTTGCGCACACATTGATTTGTTGCATGCGCCTCCATAGGTAGTTGCAGGATCTCACATGCTGGTACCATGCACGTGCTTGCCTATGTCACATGCCCTACTCTTCACCCATACGTTTTCCATGCACACGCCCTGGCTCTGTTGTTTGTAAGGTTTCATCAATTGTATCAGTGCTCAAGAATTAAGGTCTTAACACAACGCCTGTAAAGGCACCACAGGAACCAAAGGTCCAAGATCGACAACAACCCGCTCGAAATCAGTGACATTTGTCTTGGGGGACACATTAAGTTATTAGATTGaaattaacattttaattaaaagcgaCATTTTTCCCTAATTCTaaagtaaattaattgtatatgtcTGAAGTTATAAAAATGACAAATGACAAATgtactaacaaaaaaaaaatgcttcatAATGGAAATAACAAATGTCCTAACTTATTAGAAAACGAAAAAAAATGCATGATAAGGGAAATGACAAATGTGCTAACAAATTGTATAACTATTAAAATGTATGTAGTAAAGAGACTATAAAAAAAGGTGAGGAAACGTTCAGAATATCGCATTAAATTTAGGATGGTAAATGGGTATAACAAAGTGGGGAAAAAGATTGAACTTGCAacgttttataattttattattatttttaaacaaagtAGTTTCCTAGGCATAGGGAATTGGGtttaaacaacaatattttataaaaatatttgtgtgccattatatttttctaattagttttaaaaactaacatttaaaaaaataagaataaaataataaaataaaataaaaagtccaTCTACAATCTACCTCGTTTTGTTTCTAGGTAAAAATAATGAgccaaattttcaacttttgaaGAAGATGTAATTGATGTTTTATCCAAAGTTTAAAATGTTGATgtcaatgaaaatattgatgtcttacttttacaaaaaaattcaatgaaaatatcaatttcaaaggattttttggaataattagaaaaacaaaagattcaaaaaataaatttaaattagtaaataaatattttatgattttcaaatttcttaacatgtatattatttattatatttatattactaGCATTTTGATGCTTATTTTTTGTGTTTCatagatttttttataatataatagaaatatcgATACATCTCTCATGCCGATGTCGAACCCatgaaaatgtgaaaatatcAAAAGAAATATCAACATGTCTAtggaaaattaatattatagtCTTATCCAATaaaatttgttgaaataaactataatttacATTGTTGATCTTTTGTGAGTGATCATAGAATAAAGTAAATATCTTCTTAAAAGTTAAAGATATAGTTGAATATTGCGCTTTTTGATTCAATAATTGCTACGGTGAAAAATCAAACCATCAATATTTAgctttataacattttttttttaaatgaagttTTTCATCAAATTGTAACAAACTTAGGTATTTTCTAAGTAAAATACAGTACTAAAGATTTGAATTTCATTTGTATTTGGCCCCTTAAAGTTTCAAAACTAACATTTTTCgtcattaatatatatatatatatagttttctatTGAGTCCTTAAAgtttcaaaaatgattttaatttgattttccaATTGACCATAGGAAGTAAACTTGAGGAGGTTGAAATAGAACACTCTTAATTTTATATCATTATAGAAGGGATGAAGGATTGCTCACGAACCAACCTAAAGATAACTCAACAGTAGTTGACATAACTTTGTTTGaacctaaaaaaataaaatgaaaaatgcaaGTAATTCAATAGAGTAAGGGGGACATAAAATAAGATCGAAAATATATGAACCTGGAAACATGAGAACCTTCCTATGGTATATCTGATGTGGATATCCATGAGTTCAACTTTAAGCAATcaataattacaaattacaaaataacTTTCAACAGAAATTACGATCAAAAGCAGCAACCAACTGTGATCACTATGTACAATATACCGTCGGGAGGAAGCCGATGATCGGTTCACATTTCTACAAAATTTCAGTGGTTACTGATGAGTTGAGAATGGGGAAATCCTCTAAGCCTAAACTTAAAAGCCAAAGAAAAGAGCGGCCCCCTCCCCTCCACACACAAATCTTCCAGTAAATGTTTAGTCAAATACCAAAACCAAAGTCATTTCTCAGTTCTTTGGAACATACCTCACCTATCATGGTTTCGCTTCCTCGCCTGATTCCTTGTACTCTGGCTTCAGCTCATATGTTCCTTGATGAACACCCTTGTTGTTGTAGACACAAAGGTCTTTAAGTATTTCCTTCATATATTGctgcaaaaaaagaaagattgaaTGTTCCAGGCTTTAACCAATCCAAGAAGCAGAATCAGAATCAAGATATCAACTAGAACTTTAGTGTTTCAAGTGAGCAGTTGATTTGCTTCTTTCCCAAGGATGCAGATGTTTGAGAGATGTGTGCCCTTCTCCCAAATGAAAAATAAGGGAGTGGATATAAAGTACAGTTTAGTTTTATATTCCGGAATATGTTTGAGTCGACCGCAATGTAAGACTCTATAACATGTTAAAAGCTAATCGGCATAAAACCACAGTTTCATTTATCTATATTTGTATTTACCAATGTGGTTTCAATTCTATATAAACTGCATAAACGAGATGATAAACTATACATGCAAGCTTAGTAGTCAATAGGTGTACAATCGAGCTAAGAGGTCATGGGTTCAATCTATGGTGACCAGACTAGGTTTTAATATCCTATGAGTTTCCTTGACATCCAAATGTTGTAGGGTCAGACGGGTTTCCCACGAGATTAGTCGAAGTGTGCGTAAGCTGGCTTTGACAACTCATAGATatcaaaaaaagaaaggaagaaagaaagacagGTGTACAATTGAACTCTTCCTTACGGTGACTAAGATGCAAGAATTGTTTTCTGTAATTATAGCCTAGCTCAAAGTTTAATCTGGGGGAGGGAGTTTTTCACCCTTCCGACTTTAGGCTTCATTCCTTTTGTGATAAGTCAATGTActctttttgtttcttcaaaatatatatatatatatatatatatcacaaaataaaaaaaaaatcttacttCAGGTTGGTCAGTCTCTTGAATCAATTGTTTTGACGTCCAATATGACTGTCTTTCAAAAAGCCTAAAAATAATCTTCTCCAATTCACCACGCTCCTTTCTCAACCTCTTTGTTTCCGATCCCTTGCTCAccactttcttcttctcctgtACCAAAATTAGCATCACACATATTCACATTAGAAAAGTTAATTTTTGGAAGCATTTGGACAAACTTTTGACTGACTACGAGGGTATTTAAATATAGCACAGGCAAAATCACAATTTAACTTAATAATATCAAACAAAGTAGAAATGAAGACAGTATAATTACTGCAGCTCCAAACGATAACACGTCCATCCCTGGCATAGGCCTCATATGTCCTCCTGTGACATGATCAATCACCTGTAGGGAATATTTGGAAATTTTAACCAGAAGAACGTGAGACAGAGAAATAAGTAAAGTAACCAAACATCTAAGCATGCTGCATAAGAAGTTACAAAGGAGACCTGAATCTGTCTGCTTTTGGTCATAGACTTGTGAGTTCTTTCACGACAGAGTTTTCCATACCTCTCAAGATTCTGATCATGTGGCTTCATGTCAAATTTGTTTAGTATTTTCCCTTCGACTGTAAACTTCCCTAAAGGGAaagaagaatttgaaatattttaagtaAACCCACAGAGCTTATCAGTTACATATGTTTATCctgtaaaaatattataaaacttCAAGATGAAAAATAGAAGTTATAGCTGCTATCGTTTTCTTGCAGTCAATCTCTAGTACACACAACTTGTAAGTTTTATTGTTTGTCATGTACAAAgtagaaaatttcaaaatgaaagatcATGCTGGTATTTGAATAGAAGTTCTCTGTACTATAACTCAATAAATGGAAATCTCCTCTACTAACATTAGAGAACCTCAGCGGAAAGAACTTATAAATGTGTCAGGACGCAAATGATCAACTCTTATTAATATGCAAATACGTAAAATGTTTCTGCAGAATTTGATCAGAATGTGGCTTTGTGCATCGAGATCAATTACCCCATCTCCCGTAAAGATGTTTTAGTTTCCAACAGTGCTAGCTATAGTATGAGACCAGTATGAGATCAGTAGTCCACGTTAACAACTTTCAGATATAATTACTTTAAAGAAGACTCCAAAAATTGCAAGATACCTGACTGAGTCTTGACACTTCAGATGTTGGATGGAAAAGGAATTAAAGAGGATTGGAAGgcaatattaaacaaaaaacttCATCTCacctaattataaattaaagcATAAGCCTAATAACTCGTTGGAGTCAGGTTCAACTGAACACAGACTCTCATACTAACTCCCACGTtacaagattttttttcctttgtctttttctttttaaacaacACACTATATAAATATCCAGCACGAACTGTATTAACTATTAAGATATCTCCCACGCCCAAACCTCTATTCGAAATAGACAATAGCAACAAACTGAGCGGTATTGATGATCAAAGTCATGACGTTACTAATATAAcgttaataattaatattgaatCAGACAGATtctgaaattaattattaatgcaCATATGGTCTGAAGTCAATaagattaaatatttattcaaatCCAAGATTGACGAACATGTCAATACCagttgaacacataatataaatTCAATCTCAGATCACAATCAGAGTAATAGTTCATCCAGCTCACAAACATTTAAAACATCATATTCATGAGTCATTTTTCAATAAGCGGCTAGAGTGACATAAACCAACCTTGTGATGACTCGGAAAATACAGACATTGGAATGAAGTCCGTGGACATATTCAAGGAGTATGACCTTAATGTATTTCCAGAGTCAGTGCCAGCCAATTCCATAGTGAACTAAAATCAAGAGCCATTGTTAGCTGAAGAAAGCAAACAATGGATGATCATATAATTATTCTCATGATTCTCCTTTAATACAAATAATAACCAATGTAAGAAGCCatgcttgaaaaaaaaaattaggccCAACTTGGTGATCACTGATAACTTTTTTTTACGTTTGCAAGTGAGAATATGTTAGGCACAAACTAACTACTAATAATAGAAcaatatttttcataatgaGAAAATAAGCTTTTTATTGAGAATAGAGGAAAGAATGCAAGGATATACAAAAATAAAGTCTAAACAAAAGGAGTCGATCTATAAAAAGGAACTCCAATCAAGCAAATAACGCAACTAAGAGGATAATTATGATAGGAACCAAAACACAATCAAACTATATTGAAAGGTAAAGGATGAAAACTTACAATATAGCCAAGTGATTTGAGGTATTTGACCATCCCCTCAAGATGTTATTAAATTACAAAGAGTCTTAACCACTAAAGCCTAGAGAAAATCATGGAACCTAGCAAAAGACCAAACATCAACTGAAGTCCTACCACACACTCTAAAGATTATATTATTCCTCTCACCTTAAAAGCCCAACAAAATCACACAAGCCCTAACATGCTACAAAAAACACCCATTCCCGTGAAAGGACAGATGAAGAAAGAACTCCTCAATCATAAAGCTACAACTCCAAGATCACACTCAACAAAAACTAAACGCCTAAAGAACAAATTTGAGCCAGAAAGGCAAAATTCCCCAGCTCCATAGAAGGTGGTCCACATCCTCAACTGTGCTCCTATAGGATACAGCACTACAACCTTATCAAGGAGGATAACTTCCTCGCAAATCTATCTAAAGAATTAACTCTTTCGTGAAAGACCTGCCACATGAAGAACTTAACCTTCTTCAAAAAAAATTGTCTTCCACAACAAGATAAAGAAAGTATAATCATAGGGAGAGGGATTCACCATGGAGAAAAGAGCTACATGAAGATCCTCCGCAAGGACTATGACCCCAAAGGAGATTACCCTTCTCCCAAGGCTAATATAAAACTTTCCAATCATGGATACGAGAGCTATGATATTCGTTATTCATCATCAGAGAGTAAGCAAATAGTTCTATCCCCAACCTCTTGTATTAATAATAGGACAATTACAAGTGCCAAGAGGAAACATTTTTTAGAAGATTTAGATGAGATAATtgaaattgcaaaaaaaaaaaaaaaaaaaaaggacgaCCAAAGTCCTGTATTATGAAACAATCACTGAAACTTTTCTTAGGATTATATGCCAAGAGACTCATGTTTAAAGTCGTTTGTTGTCAGACATACATCACAAATACAGGTTGATCTTGTTCTttatgaaatcaaaatttaaatgtgTGCTCTCAGTAACACATGGATTTGTTCCCACTTCATGGATAAAGTTTTTGTCTTCTATGACAAAGATCTTAATAGTTTACTAAAGGAGAAATAGCAATGAACGATCTTGGAAATGTGCTTTAAATGCAGTTGAAAATGATTTAGAAGCAAGAATCATTAACATGACACGGCTAGCACTACAGGTTGGCAAGGAATCATAACATTGTGGTTACATCAGTCAAATTATGATAAACATATATTTTCTTACTAAAAGGTTACAAAGCCTCCTTGCATGTGGTCAATCCAAAGGTCTTGTAATTTTTAGCTAAAACCATTTACAAGTCACAACTATTCCACAGAGCATCTTATTTAACATGCTACTAAATCAGAGGGCAACTACGATTTGTTTCCTTCCTTTCAGATGATAGCAAGAAATTCTAAACCGGGAGTTttggaagataaagtatttcaCAATCTAAAGATTAGTACTGTTACTCCTTTAAGATATTTTTTCTTCATACTGTAAGTTTCAAGGCAACCAAGCTACTTACAAACATATCGACTAACTTTATTGGACAATCACATGACCCTACAATATTTGGGTGTATGAAAACCTATAGAACTCAAATAACATAAATAGGTGGATTTGTACCGACAACCATAGTTgttaaaaaaaaggagagaaaaaacaAAGCGGTTATCACTTCACTCCGAGATGGTATACAGGGTACAAATGGTGTCAGTATCTCTAGGCTGCTAGCATATATACAGCCATACAGGAGCAATAAAAATTTGGATAGTTCTCCGGCTAAAAATGACAAACCATTGTTAAATTCAATCACATTGAACTCCAGGTAAAACAGTATCATCCAAGGTCACCATTTCATGCTGGAGAATGTGATCTAACCAAACTTCAGAATACCTAGCTCACCGCACACAAGTAGCCAACATATGAGCTACCATTTTAAAAGTAATGTCATTCAATTCAAACACCCAATGAGTACCATTTTCAAAGAAAGAAACCAGATAATTTACCTTGTGATGCAGAACCCACCAACCCATTTGTTGAAATAAGAATCAATGcatacaacaacaacaacaacaacaacaacaaaaaaaaaaaaaaaaaaaaatattccctTGAGTTACATAGATTTTCACACAATCGATCACCAATTTCTTAACGAATGACTTTAGTAGCAGAAGATAAAGGTCGTTAAGCATTTGAAGTTTTTAATTTGGAACATCGAAACCCTGCCTTGTCAGTCTCAGGCATTATGAACATAACGATGTGCAAATTATGCACCATCCACAACTCCAAtataaaaataaggaaaaatggTGAGGAAATATTCATGACCAAGAGCATGGACCCGAACCATTTGATCATAGGCTCAGAGCGAGGTTAAACATGAGAAATTGGGGACTGATAGTGATCACTAACAACAGCTGATTGTTAGGAAAGGAACATACCCTTTAGTCAGGGAAGAGTAATAagaacactatttttttttctaatctcCAAAAATTCCTGATCCCCCGTATTCAAACACAGTTGGTAGTTAGGAAATTTTATGGGATGTCCCCGGAGGGACCAGTTGGTAGTTAGGAAAGCAAGCATGTAAACCAGAGGggtcttattcatagaaaagcATCACGAGAACACAATAGTGAAAAAGCAATTTAGACTAACCACACGTCATAGAAACTTTAACAAACAACAAAACTTTCCATTACCAGTGACACAAGGAAAgaacaaaaagataaaatatatatatatatataaagtccGAGTAATCAACGAATAGCTCCAAAGGAAacaaattataaacaaaaagaACGGCAAATGCATACACAGAAACAAACACAAAGCCCTAAGATAAAGACAATACCAAACGAAAAATAAAAGCACAAGCCAACCT
This DNA window, taken from Benincasa hispida cultivar B227 chromosome 6, ASM972705v1, whole genome shotgun sequence, encodes the following:
- the LOC120079471 gene encoding general transcription factor IIF subunit 2-like; translated protein: MDVDGKSIDRCSSRKLQINNNSVVGTDFLETNKADRAMWLLKCPQVVTRALSNSPDGPSRPVAKVIVSVDPLQSNDDDDSSSTEFTMELAGTDSGNTLRSYSLNMSTDFIPMSVFSESSQGKFTVEGKILNKFDMKPHDQNLERYGKLCRERTHKSMTKSRQIQVIDHVTGGHMRPMPGMDVLSFGAAEKKKVVSKGSETKRLRKERGELEKIIFRLFERQSYWTSKQLIQETDQPEQYMKEILKDLCVYNNKGVHQGTYELKPEYKESGEEAKP